TTCATCATGGCAGAAACCGCCCTCTCTTCTGTATTGGCAGGCCGCAAAGGAGCAGTCGTCGCAGCCGCGCCGCCGCCGTTCCGGTACGCTGGAAATCCCGATCAGCGCCGTCACCGACTTGATGGGGGTCATCATGCCCTGCCGCGTCATCGTCAGGCCGATGCGGCGTTCCGCATCGACAAGCCGGAGCAGGTCGCCGGAAAATTGCATGGGAACGTCGCCGTAACCGGGGCTGAAGCGCCGCGTCAGGTACTCGCCTTCGCGCAGCGTTTCCCCGACTTCGTCTTCGATCTCGTCGCAAAGCGAATCGGCCCGCACGGACGCGCAGGCGTCAAGGCACAGCGCCCGGCTCATGCTGCCGCGGCCGAGAAGCTGCGTGCGGCGATCGACTTCCGGTCCCAGCGTCACCGCCATGACGACGCAGGAACGGCAGTTTTTGAACAGCCGGGACAGATCGCGCGAGACGCACTCCACCGAACCGTCCCCCAGCGCGATGCCGCGCTCCCCGACCGTCAGCGGGAAACGTTTCCAGACTTTGCGCGGATGCGCGCAGCCGCCCAGCTCCGCGAAACCGGCGCGCGCCATCTCCAACACTTCCTCGCGCCCCCGATCAGGCACGCAGAGATAGCGCAACGCTTCTTCCAGCTGTCTGCGCGTCGGCTCCATCAGGATCTCTTCACCCGCAGCGAATAAAGGATGCCGTGGATATTCTGGGCGATCTGGCGGGTGACGCCGGCCTTGTTCATGCTGTAAATGTGAATGCCCTCCACGCCCGACGCGAGCAGATCGACGATCTGCGACGCCGCGTAAGCGATCCCCGCTTCCCGGACGGCTTCGGCGTTATGGCCGTAGGCGTCTACAAAGCGCCGCACTGCCGGCGGGATCGAAGCGCCGCACAGGGAGACCACTTTGTCCAGCATGCTGGCCTGGGTGATCGGCATGATGCCGGCGATGATCGGGACGTTGACGCCGGCTTTCTGCGCCAGATCGCGAAAACGATAAAAATCGTCGTTGTTCAGAAAGAGCTGAGTGATCAGCGCGTCCACGCCGGCGTCGACCTTCTCCTTCAGATGGGCGATATCGGCTTCCAGCGAAGGCGCTTCGGGATGTTTCTCCGGATAACAGGCCCCCAGCACGCGAAAATCGTAATTTTTCTTGATGTGAGCCACAAGTTCCGCCGCGTGCTTGAAATAACCGTCCCCGAAATCCGCGTCGGCACGGCGGTCGCCGCGCAGCGCCAGGATCGTGCGCACGCCTTTTTCCTTCAGCTCCGCCAGCAGCGCGTCGGTCTGTTCCAGCGAACTGCCCACGCAGGTCAGATGAGCCACGGCGGGCAGCATGTAACGGTTCTGGATCGTGGAGGCAATTTCGATCGTGTTGTCGCGGTTCGAACCGCCCGCGCCGTACGTGACGCTGATCAGATCGGGACGCAGGCTGGCCAGCGCGTCTACCGTGTCGTAAATCGACTCCAGACTGCCGGTCCTCTTCGGGGGAAAGATTTCAAAGGAGAAATTGGGAAGCATCTCTTCAAAAGCGTTGTTCATTCGGACACGACTCCTTTTACCTCAAATTTCCATAAAAAAAACAGCCGCCCTGTTCACGACAAGACGGCTGCAAAATTTTCTCGCCCCAGCGGCTTATCGCTGTCAGCAGGACCACCACGTCCGCACGACGCGGACAGGTTGGCGCAGGATCGTTGAGCTGACTCTCTCCCCTGACTCTGGATAAAGGAAAACCGATTATTCGGATTTTTGGATAGTATCACAGAATACCGATGGGCGCAAGAGCCTGTTTGCTCGACAACGGGTTAAAACGATGGAGACGAATGATGTTCTAAATCAGCGGCCGATACTTTTTTTGTACGGGAAATATAGGGTATTCGCCAGAGAACTCGGCTAAAATATGTGTCGTAGGGGGTCGTGCCATGCAGATGATAAGAGCGTTCAACGAAACCATACGCTATATCGAAAGCGTATTGGGCGGCGAAATCGACGAAAGCAGAGTCACCTGTCTGTCAAGTTATTCCTACGCCATGTTCAGCAGATTGTTTTCTATTTTGACAAATATGACGCTGTCGGAATATATACGGCTTAGGAAGCTGACGAAGGCCGCCGTGGAGATCAAGGAAACAAGCGGCAAAATCATAGATATTGCCATGAAATACGGCTACGAATCATCAAATTCCTTTACGAACGCTTTTAAGAATTTTCATCGCGTCACGCCTACGCAAGTACGAAACAGGGAAGCATACCGGGTGTTTTCTCCCATTCAATTAACGCTCAGCATAAGAGGAGGAAAAAGCATGGATGTGAAAATCCAAAAGAAAAGCAGATTTGCCGTGGCCGGAGTCAAATTGGAGAACATCGATTCGGCCTCCTGCCCGGCGGTTTGGGATCAACTGTTCGCAAAGTGGAGCCACGAAACTCTTTCCCGCCTGGGGAACGGTCAAAGCTATGGGATGTGCTTTGACATGAAAAATGGGAACAAGATCAACTATATGGCCTGCTACCATGTCAACGACATCCCCAAGGCACGGGAAATGGGACTGGAGGTCGTAGAGATCAAAGAAGCTGAATATGCCGTTCTGTCATTGGAGGGAGCGATTCCCGACTGCATTCACGAAGGGTGGAAATACGCCATGGAAGTGTTCTTGCCGGAACAGGGATACATGCACGCGGGAACACCTGATTTTGAAGTATATTTTAAGGGCGATATGTACAGTCCGGGGTACACGATGGAACTGTGGATTCCCATCGCCAAAAAGGAATAATCAAAAATCAAGAGGGCGACAGCCAAAAGCGCTGCCGCCCTCTTTCCATCGTTGAAAATGTATTGTGGACGAAGAGCATCGAACATGGGCTTTTCGCCCGGGGAACTGGATTCTTTCCGAGCGTTTCAGGCGAGAGCCGCTCCCGCTTCCGCGCGGTTCTCGTTCAGCCTCTTCGTCAGCGCCTTGCCCGTGGGCGTCAGCGCGCAGCCGCCGCGGGCCGTTTCCCGCAGCGAGGGCGGCAGGGCGCGGCCGACGTCGCCCATGGCGTCGATCACCTCGTCGGGCGGGATGATCGAGCGGATCCCCGCCAGCGCCATGTCGGCGGCAATCGCGCCGACGGAAACGAGCGTGCCGTTGCGCTTGACGCAGGGCGATTCCACCAGTCCCGCCACGGGATCGCAGGCCAGTCCGAGGATCGACTTGAACGCCAGCGCCACGGCGTGGGCGCAGGCTTCCGGCGAGCCGCCTTCCATGTGGCAGAGCGCGGCCGCGCCCATGGCAGCCGCCGCGCCGCACTCGGCCTGACAGCCGCCGGAAGCGCCCGCCAGCGTGGCGCGCTGGGAGACGATCTCGCCCACCGCCGCGGCGACAATCAGCCCTTCCAGAAGTTTTTCGTCGTCGCCATGCCGCGTTTCCTGCCAGGCAAAGAGCAGTCCCGGCAGAATGCCGCAGCTGCCGGCCGTCGGCGCGGCGACGATGCGCCCCATCGA
This sequence is a window from Pyramidobacter sp. YE332. Protein-coding genes within it:
- a CDS encoding vitamin B12 dependent-methionine synthase activation domain-containing protein; translation: MEPTRRQLEEALRYLCVPDRGREEVLEMARAGFAELGGCAHPRKVWKRFPLTVGERGIALGDGSVECVSRDLSRLFKNCRSCVVMAVTLGPEVDRRTQLLGRGSMSRALCLDACASVRADSLCDEIEDEVGETLREGEYLTRRFSPGYGDVPMQFSGDLLRLVDAERRIGLTMTRQGMMTPIKSVTALIGISSVPERRRRGCDDCSFAACQYRREGGFCHDERI
- the metF gene encoding methylenetetrahydrofolate reductase [NAD(P)H], coding for MNNAFEEMLPNFSFEIFPPKRTGSLESIYDTVDALASLRPDLISVTYGAGGSNRDNTIEIASTIQNRYMLPAVAHLTCVGSSLEQTDALLAELKEKGVRTILALRGDRRADADFGDGYFKHAAELVAHIKKNYDFRVLGACYPEKHPEAPSLEADIAHLKEKVDAGVDALITQLFLNNDDFYRFRDLAQKAGVNVPIIAGIMPITQASMLDKVVSLCGASIPPAVRRFVDAYGHNAEAVREAGIAYAASQIVDLLASGVEGIHIYSMNKAGVTRQIAQNIHGILYSLRVKRS
- a CDS encoding AraC family transcriptional regulator is translated as MQMIRAFNETIRYIESVLGGEIDESRVTCLSSYSYAMFSRLFSILTNMTLSEYIRLRKLTKAAVEIKETSGKIIDIAMKYGYESSNSFTNAFKNFHRVTPTQVRNREAYRVFSPIQLTLSIRGGKSMDVKIQKKSRFAVAGVKLENIDSASCPAVWDQLFAKWSHETLSRLGNGQSYGMCFDMKNGNKINYMACYHVNDIPKAREMGLEVVEIKEAEYAVLSLEGAIPDCIHEGWKYAMEVFLPEQGYMHAGTPDFEVYFKGDMYSPGYTMELWIPIAKKE
- the sdaAA gene encoding L-serine ammonia-lyase, iron-sulfur-dependent, subunit alpha, with amino-acid sequence MRSLEELVVRAGERGSLPEAVLAMDAEEQMIDAAALRSRLRARLEVLRETFAAALAGRWQPKLIGDDKDKYAALRRAPMSGELVWRASEIAVALGTCNASMGRIVAAPTAGSCGILPGLLFAWQETRHGDDEKLLEGLIVAAAVGEIVSQRATLAGASGGCQAECGAAAAMGAAALCHMEGGSPEACAHAVALAFKSILGLACDPVAGLVESPCVKRNGTLVSVGAIAADMALAGIRSIIPPDEVIDAMGDVGRALPPSLRETARGGCALTPTGKALTKRLNENRAEAGAALA